One genomic window of Nitrososphaera sp. includes the following:
- a CDS encoding ABC transporter ATP-binding protein translates to MDSFSKSFQSIEVSTPILRVSNISKSYPLSQQTSEETAHFVFEGLSVDISEGEFVTVLGPSGCGKSTFLNVIAGLEKPDSGQILVRGEERHGTDPHRLVIFQEGALYPWLTVRQNIEFGLKVAGIDHQRRKNTVDSLIETVNLSQFADSYVHQLSGGMKQRAAIARALALNPDILLMDEPFAALDMNTRRMLYAELLRIHETTRKTIVFVTHDINEAVLLGTRVLVFSSHPSSKGIREDVKVDLPQPRDPNSKEVLQVKSQILRSLEHDFQIARERMKLATRGGLQ, encoded by the coding sequence ATGGACTCGTTTTCCAAGAGTTTTCAGTCTATCGAGGTCAGCACTCCAATTCTCCGGGTTTCCAATATATCCAAGTCTTATCCTCTAAGCCAGCAGACCTCCGAGGAGACTGCTCACTTTGTGTTTGAGGGCCTAAGCGTCGATATTAGCGAGGGCGAGTTTGTGACAGTCCTTGGGCCATCGGGCTGCGGCAAGAGCACCTTTCTCAACGTAATTGCTGGCCTTGAAAAGCCGGATTCCGGCCAAATTCTTGTCCGCGGCGAGGAAAGGCACGGCACCGACCCGCACAGGCTTGTTATCTTTCAGGAAGGCGCGCTATACCCCTGGCTCACCGTAAGGCAGAACATCGAGTTTGGCCTCAAGGTAGCAGGGATTGACCACCAGAGGCGCAAGAATACCGTCGATAGCCTGATTGAGACCGTGAACCTTTCGCAGTTTGCAGATTCGTATGTCCACCAGCTTTCAGGCGGCATGAAGCAGCGCGCCGCGATCGCGCGGGCGCTGGCTCTCAATCCAGACATATTGCTGATGGACGAGCCCTTTGCAGCGCTTGACATGAACACGAGAAGGATGCTTTATGCCGAGCTCCTGCGAATACACGAGACTACAAGAAAGACAATAGTCTTTGTCACCCATGACATCAACGAGGCGGTCCTCCTTGGGACCCGGGTCCTCGTCTTTTCGTCACATCCTTCCAGCAAGGGGATAAGGGAGGACGTCAAGGTAGACCTGCCGCAGCCGCGCGACCCAAACAGCAAGGAGGTTCTTCAGGTAAAGAGCCAGATTTTAAGGAGCCTTGAACATGACTTTCAGATTGCACGCGAGCGCATGAAGCTTGCAACGCGCGGGGGACTGCAGTAA
- a CDS encoding ABC transporter substrate-binding protein, whose protein sequence is MQNAIKFSIAGAIVAAVILTSLPLSKGIGAGNAFAPAGPEQKTIRIGYFASLGHAPAVIGLGNGDYKKHFQGDVEVKGQVFDSGPSAIEALFANQIDVAYVGPNPTINGYMQSHGDAFRVIAGAASGGVLFVVRNDSGIQSVHDFAGKTFASPQLGNTQDVALRSYLVANGYRPDGDVRVLPATNSDIMTLMQKKSIDGAWVPEPWGTRLVHEANTHVFLDERSLWKGGQFVTTNLIARTDFLERNPTLIKNLLEATVDETNWINSHPDDARADFNAQLKILTGKSLPDSELREAFSHVQFTFDPLKATLLKSANDAYTIGFLKQEPQLGGLYDLSALAEVLRSKGLPPISQ, encoded by the coding sequence ATGCAAAACGCAATCAAGTTCTCGATAGCAGGCGCAATAGTTGCTGCTGTTATCCTGACTTCTCTTCCGCTCTCAAAGGGCATTGGCGCGGGCAATGCCTTCGCTCCGGCGGGCCCGGAGCAGAAAACCATAAGGATTGGATACTTTGCGAGCCTGGGACATGCGCCGGCGGTAATCGGTCTTGGAAACGGCGACTACAAGAAGCACTTTCAGGGAGATGTCGAGGTTAAAGGGCAGGTTTTCGACTCTGGCCCCTCGGCGATCGAGGCGCTTTTTGCAAACCAGATTGACGTCGCCTACGTTGGTCCAAATCCCACCATCAACGGCTACATGCAGTCCCATGGCGATGCATTCAGAGTGATTGCAGGGGCTGCAAGCGGCGGAGTGCTGTTTGTCGTGCGAAATGATTCCGGCATCCAGTCGGTGCACGATTTTGCAGGCAAGACATTTGCGTCGCCTCAGCTCGGCAATACTCAGGACGTTGCCCTTCGGTCCTATCTTGTTGCCAACGGATACAGACCCGACGGAGATGTCAGGGTGCTTCCTGCAACCAATTCCGACATCATGACTTTGATGCAAAAAAAGAGCATTGATGGCGCCTGGGTTCCGGAACCGTGGGGTACGAGGCTTGTCCACGAGGCAAACACCCATGTTTTTCTTGACGAAAGGTCACTCTGGAAGGGCGGTCAGTTCGTGACTACTAACTTGATTGCCAGGACTGACTTTTTGGAGCGAAATCCGACGCTGATAAAGAACCTTCTAGAGGCCACAGTCGACGAGACAAACTGGATTAACTCGCACCCGGACGACGCGCGGGCCGACTTTAACGCGCAACTAAAGATTCTCACGGGCAAGTCTCTGCCCGACAGCGAATTGCGAGAGGCATTCTCTCATGTCCAGTTCACCTTCGACCCGCTCAAGGCAACTCTTTTAAAGTCGGCAAATGACGCATACACCATCGGCTTTCTAAAGCAAGAACCCCAGCTTGGCGGCCTTTATGACCTTTCGGCGCTTGCCGAAGTGCTTCGTTCCAAGGGGCTCCCGCCGATTTCTCAATAG
- a CDS encoding phosphosulfolactate synthase, translating into MLEDLAKNRIDTSKPREEGRTYIIDKLEGLDRDGFALIAPFIDVVKIYGVIPLLLDEAAVEKRIKFYHDHGVRVSTGSTISEYMIAENSFDKFVGIASRVGFDMVEIAENTSDLNFEQKRKVTDTASAKNLEVQWKVGKKDPRHQLDADKLLQKVEEGIKLGSDKIVLEANEGVNVGIYDEKGFVRWAMLGALTSKFPPSTFIFEAPMEFQQSALIAEFGQRVNLAEVRLDAVTSIESQRRGFLAKSSFTASYTRRDPEGGPATKFVYFIIRTRNPIEQAELIQMTHLPRRTVQNAIDELRDQGLIIERTSLDDARKKVYHPVQSEWL; encoded by the coding sequence ATGCTTGAAGACCTTGCCAAGAACCGCATAGACACCTCCAAGCCACGCGAGGAGGGCCGTACGTACATCATCGACAAGCTCGAGGGTCTTGACAGGGACGGCTTTGCACTAATCGCGCCTTTTATCGACGTCGTCAAGATTTACGGCGTGATTCCGCTGCTGCTAGATGAAGCCGCGGTGGAGAAGAGGATCAAGTTCTATCATGACCACGGCGTCAGGGTCTCTACCGGTTCTACGATATCAGAGTACATGATTGCCGAAAACTCCTTTGACAAGTTTGTCGGGATTGCAAGCCGCGTGGGGTTTGACATGGTAGAGATCGCCGAGAACACCTCGGATCTGAATTTTGAGCAAAAGCGCAAGGTGACTGACACTGCAAGTGCAAAGAACCTTGAGGTCCAGTGGAAGGTGGGCAAGAAAGACCCGAGGCATCAGCTGGACGCCGACAAGTTGCTTCAGAAAGTCGAGGAGGGAATAAAGCTGGGCTCTGACAAGATAGTCTTGGAGGCAAACGAAGGCGTAAACGTCGGCATATACGACGAGAAGGGTTTTGTCAGATGGGCGATGCTCGGCGCGCTGACCTCAAAGTTCCCGCCTAGCACGTTTATCTTTGAGGCGCCGATGGAGTTCCAGCAATCGGCCCTGATTGCCGAGTTTGGGCAGAGGGTTAACCTTGCCGAGGTGAGGCTCGACGCGGTGACTTCAATCGAATCGCAGAGGCGCGGCTTTTTGGCGAAATCGTCGTTTACCGCGTCGTATACAAGGCGGGATCCCGAGGGCGGGCCCGCGACCAAATTCGTTTACTTTATCATCCGCACCCGAAATCCCATTGAGCAGGCTGAACTTATACAGATGACGCACCTGCCAAGGCGCACAGTTCAGAACGCTATTGACGAGCTGCGCGACCAGGGCTTGATAATTGAGCGGACGAGCCTCGACGACGCGCGCAAGAAGGTGTACCATCCAGTACAGTCAGAATGGCTCTGA
- a CDS encoding SemiSWEET transporter: MNATTLGADFSSGTFLTILGVAAAILTTSSFVPQLIKAYRTKSLGDLSSYLMVMFASGTFLWMLYGVFKADPVIIAANAVSSGFNTTLLYLKFSYCRIQQKKTSV, translated from the coding sequence TTGAACGCCACGACTCTCGGTGCAGACTTTTCTTCAGGCACCTTCCTGACGATTCTCGGAGTTGCAGCGGCAATACTTACGACCTCTAGTTTTGTTCCACAACTAATCAAAGCCTACAGGACAAAGAGCTTGGGGGACCTCTCTAGCTACCTGATGGTCATGTTCGCTTCCGGCACCTTTCTCTGGATGCTCTATGGCGTCTTCAAGGCCGACCCAGTCATAATAGCGGCAAACGCGGTGTCAAGCGGCTTTAACACGACGCTCCTTTACCTAAAGTTCTCGTACTGCAGGATACAGCAAAAAAAGACGTCAGTCTAG
- a CDS encoding YsnF/AvaK domain-containing protein, translating into MSYTPQPTGESGMQNISSASPVADWERIIHKNVRTSDNVAHGKIIAIPDNTDTVIITSQGSRGEYEIPKSAVTGFNGAEVFLNMNTEELRNCRIRGADAYEAAHDEVIEDTASGPQKAKTTEVVGAPATTIPVVEERLKVSKQTRQDEAAIIKEPVVETRTVEVPVTHEELRIEKRPSTDVSTESAPVSDTTRYKVHVSREDVEVRKEPYVKEEVVVKKKPVTETRTVTDTVTKEKVGISGSEKL; encoded by the coding sequence ATGTCGTATACACCACAACCAACTGGCGAAAGTGGGATGCAGAATATTTCTTCTGCTTCTCCCGTAGCGGACTGGGAAAGGATTATTCACAAAAACGTCAGGACAAGCGATAATGTAGCCCACGGCAAGATTATCGCGATACCAGATAATACCGACACTGTGATTATCACAAGCCAAGGCTCGAGAGGAGAATACGAGATACCAAAGTCCGCAGTAACGGGATTTAATGGAGCAGAAGTATTTTTGAATATGAATACAGAGGAGCTTCGCAACTGCAGGATAAGGGGCGCAGACGCTTACGAGGCAGCGCACGACGAAGTTATTGAAGACACGGCTTCAGGTCCGCAAAAAGCAAAAACTACCGAAGTTGTGGGTGCTCCGGCAACGACTATTCCTGTGGTGGAAGAGCGGCTTAAAGTGTCAAAGCAAACGCGCCAAGACGAGGCAGCTATCATAAAAGAGCCGGTAGTTGAAACCAGGACAGTTGAAGTGCCAGTCACACATGAGGAACTCCGAATTGAGAAAAGGCCATCGACTGACGTCAGCACAGAATCGGCCCCTGTCAGTGACACGACACGGTACAAAGTACATGTCAGCAGGGAAGACGTCGAGGTCCGCAAGGAGCCATACGTGAAGGAAGAAGTCGTGGTAAAGAAAAAGCCAGTCACCGAAACAAGAACCGTGACGGATACTGTCACCAAGGAAAAGGTCGGAATTTCCGGTTCTGAGAAACTGTAG